The Bradyrhizobium barranii subsp. barranii genome segment CACCGGAGCTCAGGACCTCCATGGGGTCGATGAAAACTCCGAGGTCTGGCTGATGGAGCTGGGCAAGGCGCCGCAAGGCACACCCGAGGAGCGCCAGTTGTGGCGGCTTCAGGATGGGATGCGCGATGCAACGCGACAGGGAAAGCCGGTCCGGGTGGTGCTGAAGACGCGATCCGACGGCAGCCGGTTTGCCGTGGCCCAGAGCACGGGTGTCAGGGATGAGATCGCAAGTGACATGGCGCTCCGCACCGTGCTTCCGATCGCCGCGCTGATCCCTTGCCTGATGCTGGTGATCGCCTTGGTCATTGCCGGATCGCTTCGGCCCATGGTCCGGCTGGCGGACGAACTCAACGCACGGCGTGCGGATGACATGACGGCGTTGCCGCTTCGCGACCTCCCAAGCGAACTGAATCCGTTCGTGTCTTCCATCAACGGCCTGTTGCAGCGCATGCACGAGATGATAGGGCAGCAGCGAAGGTTTATCGCGGACGCCGCGCACGAACTGCGCACACCGCTGACGGCGTTGAGCGTACAGGCTGAGAATCTCGATCACGTCGAACTGCCACCGGCCGCGCGCGAGCGCCTTGCAGCGCTTCGGCAGGGCATGAGTCGCAGCAAGCATCTTCTGGAGCAGTTGCTTGCGCTGGCACGACACGACGCTGAGTCCACCGATTGCGGGCAATGGGAGGTTGTGGAGCTCGACCTCGCGGCGAAGAGCGTCATCGCCGATCTCTTGCGGGAGGCGATCAGCCGCGGCGTCGATCTTGGTTTCGAACGGGCCGAGTCTGTTCCGGTGCGCGGCGAGCCGGTCATGCTCGCAGCCATGATCCGCAATCTTCTCGATAACGCGCTCCGTTTCACGCCGGCGAGCGGCAGGATCGATGTGGCGATCTACCGGGACGGCGCCATGGCTGTGCTTCGGATCGAGGACAATGGGCCGGGCGTGTCCCCCGAAGAGATCGGCCGGATATTCGAGCCGTTCTTCCGTGGGCAGCGGCCGGAAGGCGAGGGCGTCGGTCTGGGCCTCTCGATCGTCAAGCGGATTGTCGATCGATTGGGGGGATCGATCGACGCTGCGAACATCACGGAGGGCGAACGAGGCGGATTGCGGATCGTCATCAAACTGTCCGCGGCGGCCGCGTAATGTCACTCCCCCTGGATCCATTCCGCGACGCCGCGCCACAGCGTGTCGCGGTGCTCCGGGCGGAAGAAGCCGAAATGGCCGATCGCCTTGGCGCCGACGTCGGACGGCTTGACCGTCAGCACCTCCGGCTTGATCGCGGAGAAGCCGCTCGCGAGCAGCTCGACCGCGGGTCGCGTCGCCCAGGGATCGTCGGAGAAGCAGAGCGCGCGCAGCTCGCCCTTGAACTTTGCGAGGTTCTCGAGCGCCGGCAATTTGGAGTCGAACAGATAGCGCGGGCTGGAGACCCAGTCGGCCCATTGCAGGAAGACGCCCTTGGGCAGATCCTCGCCGATGCCGGCC includes the following:
- a CDS encoding ATP-binding protein, whose translation is MINSLRGRLFISLTTIVLVTGLIGGVFAHRWAFDEAIETQDSVLIQIAGLVQSGGFTGAQDLHGVDENSEVWLMELGKAPQGTPEERQLWRLQDGMRDATRQGKPVRVVLKTRSDGSRFAVAQSTGVRDEIASDMALRTVLPIAALIPCLMLVIALVIAGSLRPMVRLADELNARRADDMTALPLRDLPSELNPFVSSINGLLQRMHEMIGQQRRFIADAAHELRTPLTALSVQAENLDHVELPPAARERLAALRQGMSRSKHLLEQLLALARHDAESTDCGQWEVVELDLAAKSVIADLLREAISRGVDLGFERAESVPVRGEPVMLAAMIRNLLDNALRFTPASGRIDVAIYRDGAMAVLRIEDNGPGVSPEEIGRIFEPFFRGQRPEGEGVGLGLSIVKRIVDRLGGSIDAANITEGERGGLRIVIKLSAAAA